A genomic window from bacterium includes:
- the efp gene encoding elongation factor P, giving the protein MADIQANGLRRGTAIIHDGVPYRVLQFEHRTPGNKRGFVQTKLRNLRDGSQREVKFSATEMIQRAHVEDREMEYLYSEPDGAVFMDTQDYEQTSLNSEALGNAKPWLQEGMHLQIEMLDGQPIAVRLPKAVDVTVREAEAVVKGQTASKSNKPAVLENGVTIQVPPFIEAGDRVRVDPAEQRYIERCK; this is encoded by the coding sequence ATGGCGGATATCCAGGCCAACGGATTGCGCCGCGGAACGGCCATCATCCACGATGGCGTTCCCTATCGCGTACTTCAGTTCGAACACCGGACGCCCGGCAATAAGCGCGGCTTCGTGCAGACGAAGCTGCGCAACCTGCGCGATGGTAGCCAGCGCGAGGTCAAGTTTTCGGCGACCGAAATGATCCAGCGCGCCCATGTCGAAGATCGTGAGATGGAGTACCTGTACAGCGAGCCGGACGGCGCGGTCTTCATGGACACCCAGGATTACGAACAGACCAGCCTGAACAGCGAGGCGCTCGGCAATGCGAAGCCCTGGCTTCAAGAGGGCATGCATCTGCAGATCGAGATGCTCGATGGACAACCGATCGCGGTTCGTCTGCCCAAGGCGGTGGACGTGACCGTGCGCGAAGCCGAAGCAGTGGTCAAAGGACAGACCGCTTCGAAGTCGAACAAGCCGGCGGTTCTGGAAAACGGAGTGACGATCCAGGTACCGCCGTTTATCGAAGCCGGCGACCGAGTGCGTGTCGATCCGGCCGAGCAGAGGTATATCGAGCGCTGTAAGTAG
- the mpl gene encoding UDP-N-acetylmuramate:L-alanyl-gamma-D-glutamyl-meso-diaminopimelate ligase — translation MPPEVPAIESIRHIHLVAVCGTGMGTLACMLADRGFRVTGSDADVYPPMSDQLAAAGIEICKGFSPDHVLNAPPDLVVIGNAVRKDNPEARAAIDSDLPYLSFPDAVHHFFIRGKQSVVVTGTHGKTTCTSLIGWILTHAGKDPSVLIGGVAGNFGGSFRLGEGDHFVIEGDEYDTAFFDKTPKFLHYDARTVLLTSCEFDHADIYESLDQIQSAFRKLVAQLPADGCVIASTDSDTVRAIVAESPAKVDGYGFREGASWRVSDMTFDSSGTQFTLWYGEERVTRVSTPMFGRHNVENVLGAIAVCTHLGVTPEESARAMSEFRGIRRRQEVHSDEDGFAIIDDFAHHPTAVRETIAATRARYPDRKLWAIFEPRTATSRRRLFEDDYVEALSEAQEVILAGVFRADQIADDQRMRPERVVGALAERGVEAVFLPDIDEIIEYLARHRSGQDVALIMSNGGFGGIWDRLRARLRSGGT, via the coding sequence TTGCCGCCTGAAGTTCCAGCAATCGAAAGTATCCGGCATATCCACCTGGTAGCGGTCTGTGGCACGGGCATGGGCACGCTCGCGTGCATGCTGGCGGACCGGGGCTTTCGCGTGACCGGTAGTGACGCTGACGTCTACCCGCCGATGAGCGATCAGTTGGCTGCTGCGGGCATCGAAATCTGCAAGGGGTTCTCTCCCGATCACGTACTCAACGCGCCACCGGATCTGGTCGTGATCGGCAATGCCGTGCGCAAGGACAATCCCGAGGCGCGCGCGGCGATCGACAGCGATCTTCCGTATCTGAGTTTTCCCGATGCCGTGCACCACTTCTTCATTCGCGGCAAGCAGTCAGTGGTCGTTACCGGTACCCACGGCAAGACCACCTGTACCAGTCTGATCGGCTGGATTCTCACCCATGCGGGCAAGGATCCGAGTGTGCTGATCGGCGGTGTTGCAGGAAATTTCGGAGGCAGCTTCCGTCTCGGCGAAGGCGATCACTTCGTGATCGAAGGCGACGAATACGACACGGCTTTCTTCGACAAGACGCCGAAGTTCCTGCACTACGACGCCCGCACCGTCCTGCTGACCTCCTGCGAGTTCGACCACGCCGATATCTACGAGTCTCTCGATCAGATCCAATCCGCGTTTCGAAAACTCGTGGCTCAGCTTCCGGCCGACGGCTGCGTCATTGCATCGACCGATTCCGATACGGTGCGCGCGATTGTCGCGGAGAGTCCCGCGAAAGTCGATGGATACGGTTTCCGAGAAGGTGCAAGCTGGCGAGTCAGCGACATGACCTTCGACTCTTCCGGAACACAGTTCACACTCTGGTACGGGGAAGAGCGCGTGACCCGCGTCAGTACGCCGATGTTTGGACGACATAACGTCGAGAACGTGCTCGGAGCGATCGCGGTGTGCACCCACCTCGGAGTGACGCCCGAGGAATCCGCTCGAGCAATGAGCGAATTCCGCGGTATTCGACGTCGCCAGGAAGTGCATAGCGATGAAGATGGCTTCGCAATCATCGATGATTTTGCTCACCACCCGACGGCCGTCCGCGAAACGATCGCGGCCACTCGTGCGCGTTATCCTGATCGAAAGCTCTGGGCGATCTTCGAACCGCGGACGGCCACCAGCCGTCGTCGACTCTTCGAAGACGACTATGTAGAGGCGCTTTCCGAAGCACAAGAAGTGATTCTGGCGGGTGTGTTTCGAGCAGATCAGATCGCCGATGATCAACGCATGCGGCCTGAGCGAGTCGTGGGTGCACTCGCGGAACGCGGAGTCGAAGCCGTTTTCTTGCCAGATATCGATGAGATCATCGAGTATCTGGCGCGCCATCGCAGTGGCCAGGACGTGGCTCTGATCATGTCCAATGGTGGCTTCGGTGGCATCTGGGATCGCCTGAGGGCGCGCTTGCGCAGCGGAGGCACTTGA